GACAACCTGATGCGCGGATACTGGAATCAACCCCCGCTGAAGACAGATCATACGGGCACCTCGTGGTATCCGACTGGAGATGCCGGCTATCTCGATGATGACGGATACTTGCACTTGGTGGGCAGGATCCGAGACATGATTATCACCGGTGGCGAGAATGTGGCGCCCGGCGAGGTGGAAGCTGCGCTCTGTAACCACCCTGAGGTCCATCAGGCAGTGGTCTTCGGTATGGACGACCTCAAATGGGGTGAGGCTGTGTACGCCTGCGTGTCCGCTCCGGCAAATGCTCAGATAAGTTCTGACCAACTTCGAGCACACTGCCGGACCCAGTTGGCCGGATACAAGGTTCCAAAAACCATCAGTATCCAGCACAATCCATTCCCTATGAGCGGCTCCAATAAGATTGACCGAAACCTGGTGAAATCTCTTTATACGCAGAGCTATCCCGACAAGACCAACACACACGGTCATCGAGATGACTGACATCAAGGCTGTCGAAGCATCGAAATCGGCGGTAGTGCGTGCCCCTACGGCAGGTCCAGACTTCTCACTGGGCCGGGCGCCAAATCCAATCATGGTCGGCCATTGCCGGACTGTGGGCGCCATTTCGCCTCTGCGGCGGCGCTGAATCTGACGCCATTGCACTCAAGACTCCGTGACCCACCCATTACGATCACCAGCGACGTCGACAACCCACTGTGCGGGACGTAACAGTGCCGCAGCGTTACAGCCGCACAACGTGCCACGGCAGCAACGTGGCGCAATGGGATGCGACTTTGAGGCATTGGGCGGTCGTGGTCGCCCGATCTCGCTGGTCGCGACGCACCCGGTGCACCGGAGCCGAGCCGGCGTCTCGTCTCGTCTCGTCTCGTCGCGTCGCGTCGCGTCGCGTCCGAGCGTTGCCGAGACGGTGACCAGGGCGTCGTCACCTAGGCTCCAGCCCTTCCCGGATGACACGCCCGAATACTTTCGGCCTATCGTGCAGTGAGTGTATTTTTTCACTAGACGGAATCCGCAGACAGCCGGGCAAGTACGGAGGTGAGAAGGTGGCAAGTACGCCAGGTGCGTCAGGCGGCGTCCAATCCGTCGACCGGATTTTCGACCTGCTCGAGGCGATGGCGGCTGCCGAGGGATCAGTAGCTCTGAGCGAACTCGCCGACCGCACGAAACTACCCCCTCCGACCGTGCATCGCTTGATCCGCTCTCTGGTCAGCCGAGGCTACGC
This window of the Rhodococcus pseudokoreensis genome carries:
- a CDS encoding glycerate kinase encodes the protein MEIGGSACPYGRSRLLTGPGAKSNHGRPLPDCGRHFASAAALNLTPLHSRLRDPPITITSDVDNPLCGT